The following are encoded together in the Osmia lignaria lignaria isolate PbOS001 chromosome 13, iyOsmLign1, whole genome shotgun sequence genome:
- the LOC117602501 gene encoding uncharacterized protein LOC117602501 isoform X3: protein MLWSEPDEEEEALLCSPALMARRASESWIVSPPVEAMPTPSVSLQRKKSLPDVAQPIQLTATAPLSREEVSVLSSMRREEIRRQIDESERLRANPLLYLVSPQVKDWFSRQQLVMLVLFINISLALMFFKLLT, encoded by the exons ATGTTGTGGTCGGAACCGGATGAGGAAGAAGAGGCGCTACTATGCAGCCCTGCTCTCATGGCCAGGCGAGCCTCGGAGTCGTGGATAGTGTCACCTCCCGTGGAG GCGATGCCCACGCCGTCGGTGTCCCTTCAACGGAAGAAATCGTTACCGGATGTGGCTCAACCGATCCAACTGACTGCGACGGCACCCTTGTCCAGGGAGGAAGTGAGCGTGTTGAGCAGCATGAGAAGGGAAGAAATTCGTAGACAGATCGACGAGAGCGAAAGGCTCAGGGCCAATCCTCTGCTCTACTTGGTCAGTCCTCAGGTTAAA GACTGGTTCTCGAGGCAGCAGCTAGTGATGCTGGTGCTCTTCATCAACATATCCTTAGCCCTGATGTTCTTCAAACTGCTGACGTAG